Genomic segment of Paenibacillus sp. FSL R5-0623:
TTAGCCTTACCTGTACAGGTTATGGCCTTTTGGTAACAGGATTGTATATTTACGGAGAGTTCCTGAACAGTGGCAAGAAATACTTGCTTCTCAGTACGCTTTTTATACCCATCGCCATTGGTATATCCATACTGATTCGAATGTCAGGCAGTTACGGATTGCGGATTGTAATGGATGGAAGTAAATCATGGGGGCTGCTTTCCCCGATCATGTGGATTGCTCTGGTGGCTGGCGTAGCGGGATTATGGCTGTTTAGTCGCTTGACGCTGAAGAAGCTGGTTCATCGGGATTTGAATTAAAATGAGAATTGAGCTTATGTACGAATACAGGATGAAACCGGCACGGTCAGGTAACAGACTGGAGTGTACCGGAGGGCGAGGTGCAAGATGTGAAAATACCCATTCAAATTAATGAAAATAGCGCTGAACCTTTATACCACCAAATTGAAAATCAGTTAAGATCGTTAATAATTACGGGTCAGTTGGGGGAGGGAACACATTTGCCGTCCATTCGTGAGTTCGCCGGAGCACTGAATTGCAGTGTTATTACGGTTAGACGGGTCTATCAGGATCTGGAGAATGAAGGCTTGCTTCGTACGAAGCAGGGGACAGGTACATTTGTGG
This window contains:
- a CDS encoding GntR family transcriptional regulator, producing the protein MKIPIQINENSAEPLYHQIENQLRSLIITGQLGEGTHLPSIREFAGALNCSVITVRRVYQDLENEGLLRTKQGTGTFVAQVEAGDRENYRLKAAQEAMQAAVQSGKSVGCTEEEMESLFREVLKAIYVK